The DNA sequence GTGCAACACCTTGAACAATCATCATAGATTCAGTTTGACCGCTTTTTAGTTGGTATAAGAGTTCATATCCAGAAGATAGCTCGATAATCATTGGAGCGTGGCCTTCTTGAATAACCATGTTTCCAGTTGGGGTGTTGAACTCTGCCCAATTAATTTCAAGCTCGTTTGTTCTTTGTGTCGTAATAATATGTAGTTTCATAATTATAAACTTTTTGCCTTTTGGTAAACTTCTTCAAGGCTTCCAACCATATAAAAAGCTTGTTCTGGAATAGCATCGCACTCACCATTTACAAGTTTTTCAAAGTCTTGAAGAGTTTGAGCGAGCGGTATGTATTTTCCAGGCATTCCGGTGGTAAATTCTGCGGTAAACATTGGTTGTGTTAAAAATTTTTGAATACGCTTTGCGCGACGAACAATAACTTTATCTTTATCTGAAAGCTCATCAATACCAAGAACGGCGATAATGTCTTGTAATTCTTTATATCGTTGTAAAATTGATTCTACTTGGCGAGCGATATTATAATGTTTTTCGCCAACAATGTGTGGCGATAGTCCTTTTGATGTTGATGCAAGTGGATCAACTGCTGGATATAGTCCAAGCTCTACAAGCTTTCTAGATAGAACGGTGTTTGCATCAAGGTGCATAAATGTTGTAGCTGGCGCCGGATCAGTAATATCATCAGCAGGAACATAAACGGCTTGAACAGATGTAATGGCACCGTTTATAGTGTTTGCTACACGCTCTTGAAACATTCCCATTTCAGAAGCAAGTGTTGGCTGGTAACCAACCGCAGAAGGGATTCGCTCAAGAAGTGATGAGATTTCAGCACCTGCTTGAACAAATCTAAAAATATTATCAACGAAAAGTAAAACGTCTTTTTTTTCTACATCTCTAAAGTATTCTGCCATGGTTAGACCAGTCATTCCAACGCGAAGTCTTGCTCCTGGAAGCTCTCCCATTTGGGCAAAAACAAGAGCTGTTTTATCAAGTACTCCTGATTTTTTCATTTCAATCCACAGCTCGTTGCCTTCGCGGCTTCGTTCGCCAATGCCAGCAAAAACAGAAACTCCATGGTGCTCTTTTGCAATATTTCTAATTAGTTCTGTTACTAAAACTGTTTTGCCAACTCCAGCTCCACCAAAAAGTCCAATTTTTGAACCTTTGATGTATGGACACATTAAGTCGATAACCTTAATTCCAGTTTCTAAGATTTCGTTTTCAATTTTTTGTTCAATGAATGCAGGAGCTTCTCTGTGAATTGACCAGCGTTTTTCACATTTAACTGGCCCAAGGCCATCGATAGTATCACCAAGAACGTTAAACATTCTACCAAGAACTTGTGGCCCGACCGGAACGGATATTGGCGCGCCAGTGTCATAAACCGGAAGACTGCGACTAATTCCTTGTACGTTTTCAATTGCTATGCAACGAACAATATCGTCACCAAGTTGCAATGAAACTTCTAAGCGAGCTCGATGAGCTTTTTTTCCAGATTCAGCAGGAATATCTATATAAAGCTCTGAATTAATTTTTGGGGTTTTTCCTTGTGGAAATTGCACGTCGATTACAGTTCCAGTAATCTTTACAATTTTACCAATAAATTCTTTTGAGCAATGTTTATCTGACGCCTGATGTAACATCTTAAATTCCTTAAATTTTTGGCAAAGAAAAAGTCTTTATAGCAAGGTAAGGAAAAAGCAGTTATTTGTAAAGT is a window from the Candidatus Dependentiae bacterium genome containing:
- the atpD gene encoding F0F1 ATP synthase subunit beta encodes the protein MLHQASDKHCSKEFIGKIVKITGTVIDVQFPQGKTPKINSELYIDIPAESGKKAHRARLEVSLQLGDDIVRCIAIENVQGISRSLPVYDTGAPISVPVGPQVLGRMFNVLGDTIDGLGPVKCEKRWSIHREAPAFIEQKIENEILETGIKVIDLMCPYIKGSKIGLFGGAGVGKTVLVTELIRNIAKEHHGVSVFAGIGERSREGNELWIEMKKSGVLDKTALVFAQMGELPGARLRVGMTGLTMAEYFRDVEKKDVLLFVDNIFRFVQAGAEISSLLERIPSAVGYQPTLASEMGMFQERVANTINGAITSVQAVYVPADDITDPAPATTFMHLDANTVLSRKLVELGLYPAVDPLASTSKGLSPHIVGEKHYNIARQVESILQRYKELQDIIAVLGIDELSDKDKVIVRRAKRIQKFLTQPMFTAEFTTGMPGKYIPLAQTLQDFEKLVNGECDAIPEQAFYMVGSLEEVYQKAKSL